The nucleotide window TGAAGTGATTTGAGATGTGCAAAACCCAAGGGCATGTGGGAGGAGGAATCTTTTTCCTTGGACGTTTTGCCTTCTTTTCAGGCTTTTTTGAAGAACAAGACTGCTGGGCCCCACCATTGTTATTTGTGTTTGCATTAAGGTCCCCAACCACTTCTGGGTTTGCATTCAAAGGTGTATCATGTGAATTTCCAGAACTGCCCTCATTATCACAACCACCTTCATTACTGCTCAACTTTGGATTCTTTCCCATGCACACAACCCGGAACCTTCTTTTATCATTCCTAATTATGTACAATTGCCTTTTAGATTCCACTGCATACCATTTCACAAGATTTTTGATTGATTGCCTATCATAAAACTGTTGACCTACATAAAAGGGACAACCATCTGTTGGTTTCTTTTTCCTCTTGCTTCTCCTAATCCTCCTAACAGCCCTCTGCAGTTTTGTTTCATCATCCGGGTCACTCAGACTATCAAAGTTATCTATATCTACTTGAACATCTACCAATTCATCCTCATTTAATTGGTCTTCTTGTATGTTGTCATCTTCACTAATGTCAAAGTCCACAGCAGCCCTAAAttcatccatgtcatcatcaTAGTCTATGACCAAGTTATCCTTATCAACAATGAACTCAGGATCATCTAAATCCTCCTCTGTCTGCACCTTCTTGTAAGCTTCACTTTTGGTGGCATTTGCCCTATTATTGCTGGCATGTTCATTCATACCCTCACTATCCTCTTCACTAACCTCATCATCAGGAATAAACTGAGGGTCTTCAGAATCACTTCCCTCAGAATCACTTCCCTCAGACTGGACCTTATCACTGCTACCATCTCCACTGCTACCATCTCCACTGCCCTCATTATCATCACCACTGCCATCATTATCATCACCACTGCCCTCATTATCATCACCACTGCCATCATTATCATCACCACTGCCCTCACTATCACCACCTCCTGGACTACCATCACCACCTCCTGGACTACCAACACCACCTACTGGATTTTGATCACCACCACAACCTGGTTCCTGTGTTAGATCTCCTAAATCAGGATCATTTTGAGGCTGTTGATCTTGTTCAGGATAGATCACATTTAATGGTTGTTGTGTCAACTCTCCTAAATCCACCCTTTGAACCTTTTCAACATATAACTCTATAACCTTACTCTTTGTTGCAAGTTTAATCAACCTACGAATATCATCATCTGAACCTATTGGCCTTAAGCCAAAATCCATATCTTCACCTGGAATCCTAAAATAGTATTTCAAGAGATCCAGATCATCTTCCATATAACCAAGTTCCAACATCATGGAACCGATGATTACTCGAGAGAAAAAGTCTGCATTCACCTTATCAACATATTCGATTATCCCCCCCCTCGTATGTTACATCAGGGAACATAGTGAGTTCACCTCCATGGTGAACTTTCAATGTGAACATATCAGGTTCGTTTTCTGAAACGATTATACAACAAACATTAGTCCTAATTTATACATGATGAAGAAACACAATCATTCAAAAAGCAAAAAAGTGACGAATGTAAACCTACCATATGCGATTTCAGGGTCGAAATTTGAGTAAACACCTCGAACCCTCCAGTTTGGATCGTTGTCGTCTTCATGATCCATTGTTGCAGCAGGTTAGGGTTATTTTTGGGGGGTGAATTTGGGATTAGGGTTACGTTGAACTCAATTTTGGGGGTTTTATACAGGGGAGGGGTTTTGGTGGCACTTAACTCTTTTTGGTTATTAAAAACATAAAGGGAAAATAAAAGAATTATGAAAGGACTGAAATACCCTTCATTAAATATACTCACCTAACTGACTTTAACTGGGTTATGAGaatttggactgaaatggcacctttccagtatgtcagggaggaaaatggcgtatttttgaaatttggactgaaatggccaaagtgaccaaaccacagggactgaaatggcagttaactcttaaAATTAAAAGTGTATCATATATTGATATAAAAGTTACGGTATTAAATGACCTAAATGTCCTTGTTGGATAGTGTTGTAATTTAATTGCAATCCAAGGGTATATGTGACGTGTACGCGGGGTTGATAAGGTCGTACACGACAACGACTTAGAATGAAGCTTTGAATTAGTCTTCATCCCACCATACGTTGACAACTTAGTATCATTATTATTTTTCATTACATGTTTTAAAATATAAACCCAACTGATATTTAGGATCTGTGCTTTACAGTAATACTGTTAAActgaacaacaaaagatagacgtaaaaacattgaaccatACACGCGTGTTATGacgtgttaactcgtaaaatttagaacaTAGAAAAGATTAACTAAATGGTTCAAATGGTTTAGTTGATATTTATATGTAACATATTAGTTTGAATATTGGGCTTCCCTTTTTATCTTGTTTGTGTATATAATGAAAATGCGTTAAGAGATATTAGGATGGGTTGAAGAATTTAATTTGATTCTCTGATGTTAAGAGTTAAGACCTAAACTGCTAAGAAGAAAGCATCGTTAGCCAAGGGCGGAGTTTTACTGGGGCCCAGGTTGTCTCTACCGATTTCTTTCTCGTATTGTTAATTTTATAGAAAATTTTTGAATACTTTTTAGTATAAAAGATTGGTTTTTTAAGAGTCCAGCCCCCACTGATTTGAAATTTGAAAGTCTGGCCCCCACCGAGTTTTCtttcaagctccgccactgtcGTTAGCCTCGCGCATGAGGGGAACTCTTATGAACTAATGTGAGAATAATAATAATGGGTTTAAATAGCGAAAGGGTGTGTTGTAATTAATGTTAAGTGAAATAAGTATGAGATGAACAAAATGCATCATTTAAATTTTAATGATCGTCTCGCTTCGATCAACTATCGCTACTTCTCGTCTCAGGGACATACATATTAACTTTTCGAAGGATTACGCTCAAGCAAGTTAGCACTCGACTGGGAAGGTCCTAGTCGTTCTTTCGTCCATCTAGCTTCTATGCGAAGGTCGGTCAACGTGGTCCATTGTACCACATATGTCATTATGTCTCATATTTATATCAAATACACGCTACAACATAATATTAATAATTTTTAAGATTGAGAAAACAAATGATTTATTTTGTTACAATAACTATATACAAGAGAAGAAAAATGTAACTTAAACCATAAATGGGTGTATTATGAATGTAAGGAGTCACAACATGATCATATAAATTTGATATAACCAAACTCAAACTTGATATTGCTCTAGTTGAATATCTTTCCCACTCAAAGGTGTATACTCGCCGAGATAACTTTCGAGATGATTCGACAAATCTCCTTTATCGATGTTTTCATGATGATACGATTTGCAAACGAGATACAATATCGTATGGATTACGAGCTCGAAGAGATTAGCAATCAAAAGCAATATGAAACACAAAGCACCTAACCCTACCCTCTTCCATACTTCCAATGATCCATGCACCACATGCAATTCAAATAGTATGTTTATGAGAATAAATGACAAACtcaacaaaaataaaattgtaatagCCACCATTTTGTTTCCCTTAATCAGATTGTTGCTCTTTGCCATAGCACTAAACCCATATGAACTCTCAAGAACCGAGACCACGCTTGCTAGTTGCCAACAAACGATCATGTAGAGCGATCCCACCACGTACATGACTAAGACCACGAAGAACAGGATGGTACCAAACGGGTAAGGAACCAAAAACTCGCAAATAAACATGAAAAGTATGGCGAAGAAGTTGTATATAAAAAAGGCTGTAAATTTGCACAAAAAGGTGACAATGAGTTTTTTCCAAACTTTTGGGACGACGCTCATGACTTTCTTAAAAGTCAACTCACGTCCTGTGTAGACAGATGCAATCGTGTAGACGACTGCAGCTGTTGATAGAAGAGATAAGATAAGAAAGACAACGATGTACACAACCTTGAATAGTATAAAGGTTGTCCATTCTGATGAGATCTTGTCAGAAAGATTGTCGTACCTTTTCGTAAAACGTTGCGTGTCTTCCTTTTCAAATTCGGTATGTTCGATATCTTGAACTAGTAAATTTGAAATCTCGATTTGTGCTAGGAAGATGAAAGTTAGAGGAAGGATAAGGGTTAGGGTGATTTGAGTAAAGATTTTTCTCCATGAGATGATTGTTTTGTAGCTTTCTTTGAAGATGCCAAAAAGGCCTAAAAATTGCATCTGCTCTTGTTCTCTATCCATTGTTCAATGATTAATGAAAGTGGGGGTGCAAATGATTCAAGTGGATTTTTATACTGTAACCAAGAGGTTGacttttgactttgactttttaCCAGCTTATTTTGTACATACCATTTAATTTCATCTTAATTTCTAAATGTGTCACTAGCTGTCTTTATTCTCTTTCAAAACAATAATATTAAGaatcatattaaaaaaaaagagtaaaatgtcatttttattCCTCTTTGACTTTTGTCCTTGAGGGTTATTCTTTAAGGGACGAAAGTCGTAATAAATTGTCAACCTCAAGGATGAGAatgacaaaataaaaacaaaaaggcGAAGAACCTCAATGTATAAAAAAAGTTATTTCGGATGAAACATGCAAATATGCCCAAACTTCATGAACGATTTTGACATTTTACTCTATTTAGAAAAGACAATTcgagtttttttttctttctagaAAGATAAAATATAATGATAAGCACAACTTTAAACCGGATTCTAATccattgttgatttttccaatagttaaaaaaaattacatcggtTTCTATGGGTAAAGTTATTCTACAAAAACtcttaaaaataagaagtgtacaaagacacaatgaatcacaaaatataacacaatgccgaagaaaaaaacaaaatgagTCAGAAAAATTACACAATGACCCAAATATAAAAAACACACAATGataaataaaaagacacaatAATATAAACAAAAAGTCTAAAATCTACAAACTaaacatttaaaaacaaaaacctaaaatcccaTATCGTAGAGTTCGATGAGACTATTCCAATGTCGTTTGAGTAAAATCAACGGAGTCTGTTTGATACCCTTCTTACTATGACTTCTTATCTAAACCGTCCTTGT belongs to Helianthus annuus cultivar XRQ/B chromosome 5, HanXRQr2.0-SUNRISE, whole genome shotgun sequence and includes:
- the LOC110942197 gene encoding uncharacterized protein LOC110942197, translated to MDREQEQMQFLGLFGIFKESYKTIISWRKIFTQITLTLILPLTFIFLAQIEISNLLVQDIEHTEFEKEDTQRFTKRYDNLSDKISSEWTTFILFKVVYIVVFLILSLLSTAAVVYTIASVYTGRELTFKKVMSVVPKVWKKLIVTFLCKFTAFFIYNFFAILFMFICEFLVPYPFGTILFFVVLVMYVVGSLYMIVCWQLASVVSVLESSYGFSAMAKSNNLIKGNKMVAITILFLLSLSFILINILFELHVVHGSLEVWKRVGLGALCFILLLIANLFELVIHTILYLVCKSYHHENIDKGDLSNHLESYLGEYTPLSGKDIQLEQYQV